The Erpetoichthys calabaricus chromosome 16, fErpCal1.3, whole genome shotgun sequence sequence TGCTGCCGATTGCAAATGACTGCTAAAAAGATAGGGATAATACAGTAGCCAATGTTTTTGGGTTCAGCCCGAGTGCAAGAGTACAGAAATAGAAAAACTTGCAGGTAAGGAACCAAGAAAATAAGGGCCCACATCCAAAAGGGGAAGGACAGCAGGCGGCTCTTCAGGCTCTGCATCCAGGATGTCAGTCCCGTCTGCGACTCCCTCGGCACCTGTGCTACTTGCTCCAGTGTCAGGCTGTTGTACGTCTGGTTGATTTCAAAGACGTAATAAAAGGCCGCCGCGCTAACCAGTAAGTAGAGTCCCATGCCAATCCATCCCATACGCTGACGAAAGTTCATCATTCTCCATACTCCTTCCTGAAAGGCACAAAGAATGTTCAAATCAAAACAAACTTCATCGATACAAATAAGAGGCGATGTGAAGTGAGCGTCAGCACTACGTTTACTTGGTCTTgagtaaaagaatgaaaactgGCATCCTCAAACCAGTAACATTATGAATTATCCAAACCAACTTGTGAAATTGTATGCTTTTACAGATTTCAACCACCAGATATGAATAAgacaaatcatatttttatatagtgtgaAGCTGGGGTCAACTGCATCatgggcaaggcaggaacaaacccaggatggggtgccagtccactgtgcAGCTTATTGAGATACTatgtttagagcaggggtctccaactctaaaagttaattagtagcaaaaactggtcactaattacgaagaagggttagaatgaaaacctgcagccactgtaacccttcaggaccggagttggaaAACCCGGATTTAGAGTCAGCACATCCCTGGGATTCTTAAAGGAAATGCAGCATACACCATGAACATACAAACTCTGGAATTGGGAGGCAGCAAAGCTCGCTGCTGTGCTTCCGTGCTACCCTGAACATAACTGTACATTTGTTGAAAGAATACTCCatacaaaaatgattatttttccaTGTTACTAACACCATGCAGTTtgaaagatgacaaagaaaaaaaattgaatctcATCGGGACttaatggtgaccaatgctggacagcaGCATAGCTAGGACTGCATGTGTtcacagagggaaatttgttttcttagagaagattaatacataaaatatgacaaacaacaTACCGCACATAACCCTTTcaaatacacataaaaattactaaaaagaaggAAGACTTCTGAAATGACGGTCCTAGTCGCAGTGATGTGCTATACAGGTTTATTGGTGAttttataaaggagccccagttgcatttctggacacttctgatgaataattccATGGTGGAAAGTCTTCAGCCTtactgtgtcacagagaggatacATAAAAatcatccatggaaaaaaaaaattgctttgcaTAATCCACACACCAagccatccagttgtatgctgacAACATGCAAAtaggcatcttttttttttttctaaagtactgATAAATTAACTCCATTAAATGAAAGTTGTGCACAAACAGGTTGTTTGCTCAAAGGGGATTGCCCCCCCCTCCTTATTTTTTGAACAAGAGAACAAAACTATAAATGAAATTTGACAGacaagaggagaccactcagtccaacTTTCAcacgtttgtttagctaatagctaagctgtcccaacatctcatccaaatccttcttaaaggctgtcaaggtctctgcttcagctccatgtcttggtagtttcttCCAGATTCCCACATTTCCTTGATTAAGGAAGTGCTTCCAGACTTCCCATTACTTCTGTTGAATCCTCAAGTATGTAATTCACCCtcaatctgaaaaaaaatcaactttcagACTCCCGTCTACAATTCAGAAGTGCAATCCATTGTGACTGGACTTCCAGTTTATGGATGACTCTCATTTTCCTGagatttattttactttctttttgctAAAATTAAGTAATGTGTTAGGCCAGTTGTGTGCTGCTGACTAGACAAATGGATGATGCAACACCAGtaacatgagttttttttttattaatggacGTCTTTGATATTCTTTGCTATTGTCCAACACTGGTCAGTATTGACTTATATTGTTTCAAAagctttgttatctctgttctgcatgaaaatatgaggttgaattttttttcttggtcatcaTGTTAAACTACATGAGTAAAGTTTACATATCGCTGGGTGAAATATCCGTTGaaacccacataatccaattAAGGGTCAAGGGGACCCAAAGCATTAAacatacattcatccatttttaaaatctgctttatcctgagcagggtctaCTGGGGCTACTAcagcccatcccagcaaacatcaggcacaaggcagggacaatcccCCGACAGCATATACATCACGCACGCACACCAATTTCAACATTGCCAATCTagctaacctgcatatctttggactgtagggGAAAATCCTtttagacatggggagaacatgcaactccacacaggaaggacacATGACAAAGAACTGTAAACAAGGctataaaaacaataacaaccaaaaatatataaagagcCGCTGCTccaggaaataaaaaaacaagacaggCAAAGCACATGCAAAACTCCCTCCAGGGCACTCAATACTTCTTTTAAATGTCGAGGCCAAACAATAGACTTGCCCTCTGTGGCCCGCCCTGGTCTTCTCCATCCAGAGGAGGGCTTGATAGCTTTTGGCATGATGGCTGCCCGAGATCCTTGACTTGGCTTTGGCACTGACCTGTATTTCTGAATTTGTGGCACTAACATCCCTGGCAGAGTCGCTTTAATTCTCCAAGTAATTTAAACCAATTTTTCCAACACTTTGCCTCTTTCTCCTCTCCACTTCCTAACCGACTACATCAATTCAGGTTTGCGGAGGAGGGGTCCTTGAGGGACAGCATCGAGCGCGAGGCAGGAGCCCATCCTGGACAGGCTGCCAGTGAGTCTTTGGTCACACTGTCACATCCTGCCACTTTGCCAGTAACACGTGTgcacaaaagcattttttttttgtctgtttatcGTTCCGCCCACCCACCGTTAAAAGAAGCCTTTGCGGCCCTCGCCTTGTTTGCCGCTTATTCAGTTCTGCACACTGCGAACGGCAACGGTCTTCCAAATCACAACGAAATCGTAACAGTACTTGGGGCCATTCCTTATTTCTATTCTGCTGCCCTTTTTCGATCCCCCATTAGGTATTTAACGCTCACCGCCGTTTCAGGATAATAAAAGGCCCTCGGCGGGGTGGCCGGCTCCCTCTCCCGTCCGCTTGTGTCTTCGCTCACCTGTCCTCTTCACGACGCCGCTtcatttcccctgtgcttttcttttcttcctggCGCTTCCGTCTCTTCGAATCGCCACCATTGCCACCTCGTGCCTGCCACGGGCACACAACGAGTCAAACCAGCTAATCATATGATCGTCTGAAACTTCCTGCCAAGGACACCGTCGGCGCAACCGCGTCAGAGCCGCGGCCGCGATGTCCTCAGGAGGCGGGCGAAATGGGGCAGTGAAAGGGGAGTGGCTTTCGCCAAAGCGACCGGGGGCGTAGAAGGCCGAGTCTTCAACCTGCAGCCGGATAAAATTGATAGGGCGGGGCTTAGTATCGAAAAGCAACGTAACAAGCTTGGGGGCGTGGCGCCGCTCTGactcaaataaatgttttattgaacGTGATTGGTCAGTCAGTGCGTCGTCAAAATCGTCTAGGCCATCATTtggaaacaaattaattaatacaatttaaTCTATGCATTCTCATTAAAGTAGTTCAGATTCTTTGCCGTATAGGAGATGCTAAGATTTAAAGTTTAtcgtagaaaaaaaggaaagttgcaCCTTATCTCCACTTTTATTATAGTCCCAGAAATGCTTGCCATGTATAATAAACATTCAGATATTACTAAACGTAATGTATTTGGAAAAACAATCTCCATTTCtcagtttgctgatgacaccgttataccgtaaaaaaaaaaaatggaaacaaattaattaatacaatttaaTCTATGCATTCTCATTAAAGTAGTTCAGATTCTTTGCCGTATAGGAGATGCTAAGATTTAAAGTTTAtcgtagaaaaaaaggaaagttgcaCCTTATCTCCACTTTTATTTTAGTCCCAGAAATGCTTGCCATGTATAATAAACATTCAGATATTACTAAACGTAATGTATTTGGAAAAACAATCTCCATTTCtcaatttgctgatgacaccgttataccgtaaaaaaaaaaatggaaacaaattaattaatacaatttaaTCTATGCATTCTCATTAAAGTAGTTCAGATTCTTTGCCGTATAGGAGATGCTAAGATTTAAAGTTTAtcgtagaaaaaaaggaaagttgcaCCTTATCTCCACTTTTATTATAGTCCCAGAAATGCTTGCCATGTATAATAAACATTCAGATATTACTAAACGTAATGTATTTGGAAAAACAATCTCCATTTCtcagtttgctgatgacaccgtTATACCGTAAAAAAAAAACCGTAAATGATATCCTAAAAACTTTGTTCTAATTTTAACCCCTTTACACTTAGTCAAtacaaacacttttaaaaatttaCTTACAGATAATTGTTAAGCATTGTTAACATACCCAAGATTATTATAAATCttgttatatgaatatttttgccgTTTGCTGCAATTTTATTCAGGATTAATAAATCTATctttgtgcctttcctatctacctGTCTATCAAATAGTGCCTTTCCGATCCATGCATCTCatacatagcacctttcatgtaTCTATTTCTCTGTCAATCTATCTTTGAAGTTATCAGATGTTTTACTTAAAATCATCTGGTTTAACTTTAAATTGTAAGAAATGCAAACTAATGTTAATTCATGATTGTCCTGTGATCAGTGCTTGCAATGTTCTGATTAAATCCACTGTACACTATCTGAGAATACAAATTGCCAAAGATAGCGACTGAAGTGAGAGGTTAAATATTTGCAGGATGATTGATAAATGTAAATCTTCTCTCAATATATGGTTGCAGCCGGCTATTTTTCTGTTCTTatgttataaatgtaaagtataattTGGTTAATTGAACCGtgtgtttgggttatttgttgaagTACACCACAGAGGGAGTGAGCGTGTTTAATGAGGACTTTCGCTGTTTTATGAAGCCCATTCATAATCTGCGCAGACCTCTTCATTTTCTAAGCTCACAGCCTGGCTTGAAGGTAAACTACAGACATATTTGGGAGGGCAGAAGTTAAAatcctcacatacacacacacacaatcttaATCTGATATCTCTAGGTGGGCATcttactaatttttttaat is a genomic window containing:
- the tmem251 gene encoding lysosomal enzyme trafficking factor, translated to MMNFRQRMGWIGMGLYLLVSAAAFYYVFEINQTYNSLTLEQVAQVPRESQTGLTSWMQSLKSRLLSFPFWMWALIFLVPYLQVFLFLYSCTRAEPKNIGYCIIPIFLAVICNRQQTFSKASNQISRLQLIDT